In Candidatus Pelagibacter sp. HIMB1321, a single genomic region encodes these proteins:
- a CDS encoding ribose-phosphate pyrophosphokinase: MKLLSGNSNKPLSKKIAKFLRSKLVNSSIRKFSDGEIYIEINENIRGNSIFIIQSVSSPANDNLMELLLCIDALKRSSAKNITAVIPYFGYARQDRKVVPRTSISAKLVSNLITKAGADRVVTVDLHAGQIQGFFDIPVDNLFATPIFARHVKKKIKSKNLLCVAPDVGGTERARALGKLLNVGLAIVDKRRPKPGQSQVMNVIGNVKDKTCIIVDDIIDSGGTIVNAAKALKDRGAKEVYVYITHGVLSGEAVKKIKNSVIKNLVITDTIDNLEKVKSAKNIEVLSISGLMGEAIKRISNSTSVSDLFK; this comes from the coding sequence ATGAAATTATTATCCGGAAATAGCAACAAACCACTTTCAAAAAAAATTGCCAAGTTTTTAAGATCTAAACTTGTAAACTCTAGCATTAGAAAATTTTCTGATGGAGAAATTTATATTGAAATTAATGAAAATATTAGAGGCAACAGTATTTTTATTATCCAATCAGTATCCTCACCAGCGAATGATAATTTAATGGAATTATTACTTTGTATTGATGCCTTAAAAAGATCCTCGGCAAAAAATATTACAGCGGTAATCCCCTACTTTGGTTATGCAAGACAAGATAGAAAAGTTGTGCCAAGAACTTCAATCTCCGCAAAACTAGTTTCTAATTTGATAACTAAAGCTGGCGCAGACAGGGTAGTAACTGTCGATTTGCATGCAGGTCAAATTCAAGGATTTTTTGATATTCCAGTTGATAATTTATTTGCAACTCCAATATTTGCAAGACATGTAAAGAAAAAAATTAAAAGTAAAAACTTACTATGTGTTGCACCAGATGTAGGTGGTACAGAAAGAGCGCGAGCGCTTGGAAAATTATTAAATGTGGGTTTAGCTATTGTAGATAAGAGAAGACCTAAGCCAGGACAATCTCAAGTGATGAACGTAATTGGAAATGTAAAAGATAAAACATGTATTATTGTTGATGATATAATAGACTCCGGAGGCACTATAGTAAATGCTGCAAAAGCTCTTAAAGACAGAGGGGCTAAAGAAGTATATGTTTATATAACTCATGGTGTGCTTAGTGGAGAAGCTGTCAAAAAGATCAAAAATTCAGTAATTAAAAATTTAGTAATCACTGACACAATCGATAACTTGGAAAAAGTTAAAAGTGCTAAAAATATTGAGGTTTTATCAATTTCTGGATTGATGGGAGAGGCTATCAAAAGAATATCAAATTCAACCTCTGTATCTGATTTATTCAAATAA
- the pgeF gene encoding peptidoglycan editing factor PgeF: MIKSKKLSPFLRIKHGFFNRSGGVSDGIYKSLNCGIGSKDKKTNVKKNLQIIKKKLGSKTKEIFLVKQYHSNKFIYLNKNSKIKTRTITGDAIVSEKKGVPVAVLTADCVPILVYDHQREMIAAIHAGWRGAYKDIIKKVIHFMTKKGCKTKNMIAAIGPAISQKNYEVGLEFKKKFLIKNKNNNKFFSSKKKMIYFDLKGYVRSELKLNLINKIDLIDKDTYVKKNNFFSARRSLKLKNDDYGRNISVIMIN; the protein is encoded by the coding sequence TTGATAAAGTCAAAAAAATTATCTCCTTTTTTAAGAATTAAACATGGATTCTTTAATAGAAGTGGTGGTGTTTCTGACGGAATTTATAAAAGTTTAAATTGTGGTATTGGATCAAAAGACAAAAAAACTAATGTCAAAAAAAATCTTCAAATTATAAAAAAAAAACTTGGATCTAAAACAAAAGAAATCTTTCTAGTTAAACAATATCACAGTAATAAATTTATATACTTAAACAAAAATTCTAAAATCAAAACCAGAACTATAACTGGTGATGCTATTGTAAGTGAAAAAAAAGGAGTCCCTGTTGCAGTTCTAACTGCTGATTGTGTTCCAATCTTAGTTTACGATCATCAAAGAGAAATGATTGCTGCTATTCACGCTGGTTGGCGTGGAGCTTATAAAGATATTATAAAAAAAGTTATTCACTTTATGACAAAAAAAGGCTGTAAAACTAAAAACATGATAGCAGCTATTGGACCCGCAATATCCCAGAAAAACTATGAAGTTGGGTTGGAGTTTAAAAAAAAATTTTTAATAAAGAATAAAAATAACAATAAATTTTTTTCCTCTAAAAAAAAAATGATTTATTTTGATTTAAAGGGTTATGTTAGAAGTGAACTTAAATTAAATTTAATTAATAAAATAGATCTGATTGATAAGGATACTTATGTGAAAAAAAATAATTTTTTTAGCGCTAGAAGATCTTTAAAACTAAAAAATGATGATTATGGTAGAAATATATCTGTAATTATGATTAATTGA
- a CDS encoding cytochrome b, giving the protein MSDHDYTPNSKVGKWFNDRLPLLTLANHLTDYPTPKNLNYWWTFGGILTFCLITQIVTGLTLAMHYIAHADMAFDSVEHIMRDVNYGWLIRYIHANGASMFFLAVYIHIFRSLFYGSYKAPREIIWIIGIVIYLLMMAAAFMGYVLPWGQMSFWGATVITNLFSAIPLVGEGIVTWLWGGYSVDNPTLTRFFTLHYLIPFLILGLVVLHIWALHVPGNNNPVGIDIKKPSKDTVPFHPYIVIKDGFALLMFMIVFAFFVFYTPNILGHADNYIEADPLVTPAHIVPEWYLLPFYAILRSVPDKLLGVVAMLSAILILAALPWLDTSKIRSAVFRPLYKQFYWILVADVLILGYMGAMPAEGLYLLIARVATAYYFLHFLVILPVLGFKEKTLPVPLSITEPVLGGSPNMAAARSKESSNN; this is encoded by the coding sequence ATGAGTGATCACGATTACACGCCAAATTCAAAAGTAGGTAAATGGTTTAATGATAGGTTACCATTACTTACTTTAGCAAATCATTTAACAGACTATCCAACTCCAAAAAATTTAAACTATTGGTGGACATTTGGTGGAATATTAACTTTTTGTTTAATTACTCAAATTGTTACAGGGTTAACCTTAGCAATGCATTACATTGCTCATGCTGATATGGCATTCGATAGTGTAGAGCATATTATGCGAGATGTTAATTATGGATGGTTAATTAGATATATACATGCAAATGGTGCTTCAATGTTTTTCCTAGCAGTTTATATTCATATTTTTAGATCACTTTTTTACGGCTCTTATAAAGCTCCGAGAGAAATTATATGGATTATAGGTATTGTTATTTATTTGTTGATGATGGCAGCTGCTTTTATGGGCTATGTTTTGCCATGGGGGCAAATGAGTTTTTGGGGAGCAACGGTAATCACGAATTTATTTAGTGCAATTCCTCTAGTTGGTGAGGGGATTGTTACTTGGTTATGGGGTGGCTATTCAGTAGACAATCCAACATTAACTAGATTTTTTACGCTGCATTATTTAATTCCGTTTTTGATTTTAGGTTTAGTTGTTTTACACATCTGGGCTTTGCATGTTCCTGGAAATAATAATCCAGTAGGAATTGATATAAAAAAACCATCAAAAGATACTGTACCTTTCCATCCATATATTGTTATTAAGGATGGATTTGCATTATTAATGTTTATGATTGTTTTTGCATTTTTTGTTTTTTACACTCCAAATATATTGGGACACGCAGATAATTACATTGAGGCAGATCCACTAGTAACGCCTGCACACATAGTTCCAGAGTGGTATTTGTTACCATTTTATGCAATTTTAAGATCGGTACCTGATAAACTTTTAGGAGTTGTTGCAATGTTGTCAGCTATTTTAATTCTAGCTGCACTTCCATGGCTTGATACTTCAAAGATTAGATCTGCTGTATTCAGACCTCTTTATAAACAGTTTTATTGGATATTAGTCGCAGACGTACTTATTCTAGGTTACATGGGAGCTATGCCAGCAGAGGGACTTTATTTATTGATTGCCAGAGTTGCAACAGCTTATTATTTTTTACATTTTCTAGTCATACTTCCAGTTCTTGGCTTTAAAGAAAAAACATTACCAGTTCCATTAAGTATTACTGAGCCAGTTTTAGGTGGGTCACCAAATATGGCTGCTGCAAGAAGTAAAGAAAGTTCAAATAACTAA
- a CDS encoding 4-(cytidine 5'-diphospho)-2-C-methyl-D-erythritol kinase, with the protein MSYIKIKSHAKINLALNILGKTKTLHKIESIVSFLDLHDEIKIKKINQKNNKIKFFGKFSKGIKSKNTVSELLKNIEKKKLFKEKFQITIKKNIPSEAGLGGGSMNAASVLNFFIKEKLLKRKKEILEIANAIGSDVVLGLYKKNLVLKSNNEIKVIPSKKKFNILLVKPSFGCSTKRIYSKVKKFYKPEFNTKINDLMRSDFLREKKNDLEPIAIESYPKLKILKDFLDKLPNTEFVRMTGSGSTIIAYFNSLKKCKEASKKVSKQFRNYWCKTSKTI; encoded by the coding sequence ATGAGTTATATAAAAATTAAATCTCATGCCAAAATTAACTTAGCTTTAAATATACTTGGCAAAACAAAAACACTTCACAAAATAGAGAGTATAGTGAGTTTTTTAGATTTACATGATGAAATCAAAATAAAAAAAATTAATCAAAAAAATAATAAAATCAAATTTTTCGGAAAATTTTCGAAGGGGATAAAATCTAAAAATACTGTTTCTGAATTATTAAAGAATATTGAGAAAAAAAAATTATTTAAAGAAAAATTTCAAATTACTATAAAAAAAAATATTCCCTCTGAAGCTGGGTTAGGAGGAGGATCAATGAATGCAGCCAGCGTTCTAAATTTTTTTATTAAAGAAAAATTATTAAAAAGAAAAAAAGAAATTTTAGAAATAGCAAATGCAATTGGTTCTGATGTTGTTTTAGGTTTGTACAAAAAAAATTTAGTTTTAAAGTCTAATAATGAAATTAAGGTCATACCTTCCAAGAAAAAATTTAATATTTTGCTTGTTAAACCAAGTTTTGGTTGCTCTACAAAAAGAATTTATTCAAAGGTAAAAAAATTTTATAAACCAGAATTTAATACCAAAATTAATGATTTGATGAGATCAGATTTTTTAAGAGAAAAAAAAAATGATTTAGAGCCTATTGCAATTGAGAGCTATCCAAAACTTAAAATCCTTAAGGATTTTTTAGACAAATTACCTAACACTGAATTCGTCAGAATGACAGGATCAGGATCTACGATTATTGCTTATTTTAACTCTTTAAAAAAATGCAAGGAAGCATCAAAAAAAGTAAGTAAACAATTTAGAAATTACTGGTGCAAAACTTCAAAAACTATATAA
- a CDS encoding cytochrome c1, protein MKNLFKILFIFLFTFNFTSLNSAEKVEYLKTDWSFKGLFGKFDRGALQRGYQVYTEVCASCHSMKYLSYRNLAEKGGPEFTEAEAKVIAASFEVTDGPNADGEMFQRPGKLSDKFVMPYENVEAAKAANGGAYPPDMSVLIKARGGGADYIYSLLQGYEEPPIGITLDDGVYYNKFMYGNMIKMSAPLSDGAVEYSDGTQASVQQMSKDVTTFLMWAAEPHLEARHQMGFKAIVYLIILTVLVYFSMKKIWSRVESEV, encoded by the coding sequence GTGAAAAATTTATTTAAAATTTTATTTATTTTTTTATTTACCTTTAATTTTACATCATTGAATTCTGCTGAAAAAGTTGAGTATTTAAAAACTGACTGGAGTTTTAAAGGATTATTTGGAAAATTTGATAGAGGAGCTCTGCAAAGAGGCTATCAAGTTTATACTGAAGTATGCGCCTCATGTCATTCAATGAAATATTTAAGTTATAGAAACTTAGCAGAGAAGGGTGGACCAGAGTTTACTGAAGCTGAGGCAAAAGTGATTGCTGCATCTTTTGAAGTAACTGATGGACCTAATGCAGATGGTGAAATGTTTCAAAGACCAGGAAAGTTATCAGACAAGTTTGTAATGCCTTATGAAAATGTTGAAGCCGCTAAAGCTGCTAATGGAGGTGCTTATCCACCAGATATGTCTGTGCTAATCAAGGCAAGAGGTGGTGGGGCAGATTATATATACTCATTGTTACAAGGATATGAAGAACCACCAATAGGAATAACTTTAGACGATGGTGTTTATTATAATAAGTTTATGTACGGAAATATGATCAAAATGTCTGCACCATTGTCTGATGGTGCCGTTGAATATTCAGATGGAACTCAGGCATCGGTACAGCAGATGTCAAAAGATGTGACAACATTTTTAATGTGGGCTGCAGAACCGCATTTAGAAGCACGTCATCAAATGGGTTTCAAAGCAATTGTATATTTAATTATTTTAACTGTATTAGTTTATTTCAGTATGAAAAAAATATGGTCACGTGTTGAATCTGAAGTTTAA
- a CDS encoding tRNA (cytidine(34)-2'-O)-methyltransferase, whose amino-acid sequence MTHNSSYQGVKIALFEPDIPQNTAAIIRTCACLGAKLEIIEPCGFLLSDKRFKRVVMDYMDEKDINFYQSADQFFTEKQKDRIILMTTKASISYTKFKFRKNDTILFGRESAGVPEKVHKTIEHRLKIPMGINKRSLNLASSVAIILAECLKQTKWT is encoded by the coding sequence ATGACACATAATTCAAGTTATCAAGGGGTAAAAATTGCATTATTTGAACCTGATATACCCCAAAATACTGCTGCTATAATAAGAACATGCGCATGTCTTGGAGCCAAACTGGAGATTATAGAACCATGTGGATTCCTACTATCAGATAAGAGATTTAAAAGAGTTGTGATGGATTATATGGATGAAAAAGATATCAATTTTTATCAAAGTGCAGATCAATTTTTTACTGAGAAACAAAAAGATAGAATTATACTAATGACCACTAAGGCTTCTATATCTTATACAAAGTTTAAGTTTAGAAAAAATGACACCATCCTATTTGGACGTGAGAGTGCTGGAGTGCCTGAGAAAGTCCACAAAACTATAGAGCATAGGTTAAAAATACCAATGGGAATTAATAAACGATCATTAAACTTAGCATCTTCTGTTGCAATTATTTTAGCAGAATGCTTAAAGCAAACAAAATGGACCTAG
- a CDS encoding 50S ribosomal protein L25/general stress protein Ctc: protein MISLEATVRDNKTKGQLSAIRSSGNVPAIIYGGKEENEKVSISKKILKSTIEKENFLSSIITLSCNGKNQNVLPREVIYDVLTDEPIHVDFLRVVPGVKIRIEVPVEFINHEKSPGLKKGGVLNIVRRKVELKCPSEKIPEKLTLDLDGIEIGESFKISSVNLDNDVVPTIQGRDFVIATLAAPTVMKEPEKPAEAEAAEGETPAEGAAAEGAAEGEKKEGEDKKPAEEKK from the coding sequence ATGATTTCACTAGAAGCTACTGTAAGAGACAACAAGACCAAAGGTCAGTTAAGTGCCATTAGATCAAGTGGTAACGTGCCAGCTATTATTTACGGTGGAAAAGAAGAAAATGAGAAAGTTTCTATCTCCAAAAAAATTTTAAAATCAACAATTGAAAAGGAAAATTTCCTATCAAGTATTATTACTCTTTCATGCAATGGTAAAAATCAGAATGTTTTACCTAGAGAAGTAATTTATGATGTGCTTACTGATGAACCTATTCACGTAGACTTTCTAAGAGTTGTGCCGGGTGTTAAAATCAGAATAGAAGTTCCAGTTGAATTTATAAACCATGAAAAATCTCCAGGTCTTAAAAAAGGCGGGGTATTAAATATTGTTAGAAGAAAAGTTGAATTAAAATGTCCAAGTGAAAAAATTCCAGAAAAATTAACTCTTGATTTAGATGGAATTGAAATTGGTGAAAGTTTTAAAATTTCATCTGTTAATTTAGACAATGATGTTGTTCCAACTATTCAAGGAAGAGATTTCGTAATTGCTACATTAGCAGCACCAACTGTTATGAAGGAACCAGAAAAACCTGCTGAAGCAGAGGCTGCAGAGGGTGAAACACCAGCTGAGGGAGCAGCAGCTGAGGGTGCAGCTGAAGGTGAGAAAAAAGAAGGTGAAGATAAAAAACCTGCTGAAGAAAAAAAATAA
- the petA gene encoding ubiquinol-cytochrome c reductase iron-sulfur subunit, with protein MSEKKPERRDFLFTATYAIGAVGAGAVAWPLIDQMNPDASVKALASTEVDVSNVKPGKTITVLWRGKPVFIRRRTQEEIAEARAVKMEDLIHPEKDEDRVQNPEWLVMLGVCTHLGCVPLNDKGDYDGWFCPCHGSHYDTSGRIRKGPAPWNMEVPKYEFVNANTIKIG; from the coding sequence ATGTCTGAAAAAAAACCAGAGAGAAGAGATTTTTTATTTACTGCAACGTATGCCATTGGCGCTGTAGGTGCTGGTGCTGTTGCCTGGCCATTAATTGATCAAATGAATCCAGACGCTTCAGTTAAAGCGCTAGCAAGCACAGAGGTTGATGTAAGTAATGTGAAACCGGGTAAAACAATTACAGTTTTATGGAGAGGTAAACCAGTTTTCATTAGAAGAAGAACACAAGAAGAAATTGCTGAAGCAAGAGCAGTTAAAATGGAAGATTTGATACATCCTGAAAAAGATGAAGATAGAGTTCAAAATCCAGAGTGGTTAGTGATGCTTGGTGTTTGTACTCATCTTGGTTGTGTGCCTTTAAACGATAAAGGTGATTATGATGGTTGGTTCTGTCCATGTCATGGTTCTCATTATGATACATCTGGACGAATTAGAAAAGGTCCAGCACCATGGAATATGGAAGTTCCAAAATATGAATTTGTGAATGCTAACACGATTAAAATTGGATAA
- the greA gene encoding transcription elongation factor GreA, translated as MDKEPITLNGLEKLKEELVYLKEKKRPEIVAAIAEARSHGDLKENAEYHAAKEEQSHNEGRITEINDIIARANVIDVTKLNNDGKVIFGSTVFLENLDTGEKINYKIVGRDEADLKQKLIYFQSPIGKGLIGKNKKDLVEINTPAGTKNFEIIDVKYV; from the coding sequence ATGGATAAAGAACCAATAACACTTAACGGGTTAGAAAAACTTAAAGAAGAATTAGTTTACTTAAAAGAAAAAAAAAGACCTGAGATAGTTGCTGCAATTGCAGAAGCTAGATCTCATGGAGATTTGAAAGAAAATGCTGAATATCATGCTGCGAAAGAAGAGCAATCTCATAATGAAGGAAGAATAACAGAAATTAATGACATTATTGCAAGAGCAAATGTAATTGATGTAACCAAATTAAATAATGATGGTAAGGTTATTTTTGGCTCTACTGTTTTTCTAGAGAACCTAGATACGGGTGAAAAAATTAATTATAAAATTGTTGGAAGAGACGAAGCTGATTTGAAACAAAAACTTATTTATTTTCAATCTCCCATAGGAAAAGGATTAATTGGAAAAAATAAAAAAGATCTTGTTGAAATTAATACCCCAGCAGGGACAAAAAATTTTGAAATTATTGACGTTAAATATGTCTAG
- a CDS encoding CCA tRNA nucleotidyltransferase — protein MINFLDKFFKRTQNLNSLTKKIVDISKNTPVKKIFNSINNFSSNSEVRYVGGCIRKIIKGELVDDIDLATNLNPQQVCEALKKDNINFYETGIEHGTITAVIDDYNFEITSLREDVVTDGRHAQVKFSDDWKKDASRRDFTINAIYSDIEGNLFDPYNGKEDLEKGLIKFIGDPEQRIKEDFLRILRYLRFYLSYSNCGHEPETSKIIKKNIVGISQLSKERLLNELKKFFKSNTLTKLSKDQFSLELFDIIFPQLENFKVFSNPNNFAKDKIKESDFIFLLSTLLIDGTDNTDYFVYKFNLSKKDQKRLKIIDNFYKEKVSAKSFSEKNLNRLFYYKGKQSLIDILSFKVFTSKKIDQKILNLIEKYQSKNQPLMPFGAKFLMEKYQIPEGKNLGTKLKNIEEEWVNNNFKLSEKQINKIVSR, from the coding sequence ATGATTAACTTTTTAGATAAATTTTTTAAAAGAACTCAAAATCTAAATAGTCTTACGAAAAAGATTGTAGATATTTCTAAAAATACTCCAGTTAAAAAAATCTTTAACTCAATTAACAATTTTTCCTCTAACTCTGAAGTTAGATACGTAGGTGGTTGTATTAGAAAAATAATTAAAGGAGAATTGGTAGATGACATTGATTTAGCAACTAATTTAAATCCACAACAAGTTTGTGAAGCTTTAAAAAAAGATAATATCAATTTCTATGAAACTGGAATTGAACATGGAACAATAACAGCAGTAATAGATGACTATAACTTTGAGATAACAAGTTTAAGAGAAGATGTTGTAACTGATGGGAGGCATGCACAAGTTAAATTTTCAGATGATTGGAAAAAAGATGCATCAAGAAGAGATTTTACAATTAATGCAATTTATTCAGATATCGAGGGAAATTTATTTGACCCCTATAATGGTAAAGAAGATCTAGAAAAAGGATTGATAAAATTTATTGGTGACCCTGAGCAAAGAATTAAAGAAGATTTTTTAAGAATACTTCGTTATTTAAGATTTTATCTAAGTTATTCAAATTGTGGACATGAGCCTGAAACGTCAAAAATCATTAAAAAAAATATAGTTGGAATTTCTCAATTATCTAAAGAACGATTATTAAATGAATTAAAAAAATTTTTTAAATCGAATACTTTAACTAAGCTGTCGAAAGATCAATTTTCACTTGAATTATTTGATATCATATTTCCTCAACTTGAAAATTTTAAAGTATTTTCAAATCCAAATAATTTTGCAAAAGATAAAATTAAAGAGTCAGATTTTATATTTTTACTCTCAACTTTATTAATTGATGGCACCGACAACACTGACTATTTTGTTTACAAATTTAATCTTTCTAAAAAAGATCAAAAACGTCTTAAAATAATAGATAATTTTTATAAAGAAAAAGTTTCAGCAAAATCTTTTTCAGAAAAGAATTTAAATAGATTATTTTATTATAAGGGAAAACAGTCTTTAATTGATATTCTCAGTTTTAAAGTATTTACCTCAAAGAAAATTGATCAAAAAATTTTAAATTTGATCGAAAAATATCAATCTAAAAATCAACCTTTAATGCCTTTTGGTGCAAAATTCTTAATGGAAAAATATCAAATTCCTGAGGGAAAAAATTTAGGCACCAAACTTAAAAATATTGAAGAGGAGTGGGTAAATAATAATTTTAAATTGTCTGAAAAGCAGATTAATAAAATAGTAAGCCGCTAG
- the hemF gene encoding oxygen-dependent coproporphyrinogen oxidase has product MDLDIKKDLTSNWFKLLQDAFCNDIAKLENNKTKFISTTWKRNPNKDEGGGEYRILRNGKIFDKVGVNFSKVYGKFPKKFQKNIRGASKDPRFWASGISVVMHMKNPLIPAMHFNTRFISTTQQWFGGGMDVTPSKKDEKEKKDFHNDLKIMCNRHNKNYYKKYKKWCDEYFYLPHRKEPRGIGGIFFDYKNDNFEKDFKFVRDTGVTFQMLFNKIIRRKLKRKWTLKDKELQFIKRGRYTEFNLLYDRGTKFGLQTGGNVEGILMSLPPIAKWK; this is encoded by the coding sequence ATGGACCTAGATATTAAAAAAGATCTTACAAGTAATTGGTTTAAGCTACTTCAAGATGCTTTCTGTAATGATATCGCTAAATTAGAAAATAATAAAACAAAATTCATTTCAACAACATGGAAAAGAAATCCAAATAAAGACGAAGGTGGAGGCGAGTATAGAATATTAAGAAATGGAAAAATATTTGACAAAGTTGGGGTAAATTTTTCAAAAGTTTACGGAAAATTTCCTAAAAAATTTCAAAAAAATATACGGGGTGCAAGTAAAGATCCAAGATTCTGGGCTTCTGGTATATCAGTAGTGATGCACATGAAAAATCCTTTAATACCAGCAATGCATTTTAACACTAGATTTATTTCTACAACACAACAATGGTTTGGTGGCGGAATGGATGTAACTCCATCTAAAAAAGATGAAAAAGAAAAAAAAGATTTTCACAATGATCTAAAAATAATGTGTAATCGACATAACAAAAATTATTATAAAAAATATAAAAAATGGTGTGATGAATATTTTTATTTACCCCATCGTAAAGAACCAAGGGGTATAGGTGGAATTTTTTTTGATTATAAAAATGATAATTTTGAAAAAGATTTTAAATTTGTAAGGGATACTGGTGTTACTTTTCAAATGCTTTTTAATAAAATTATAAGAAGAAAATTAAAGAGAAAATGGACTTTAAAAGATAAAGAATTACAATTTATCAAAAGAGGTAGATATACTGAATTTAATTTATTATATGATAGAGGTACAAAATTTGGATTACAAACCGGAGGTAATGTGGAAGGAATTCTGATGTCCCTTCCCCCTATAGCAAAATGGAAATAA
- the pth gene encoding aminoacyl-tRNA hydrolase yields MLLFVGLGNPTPDSENNRHNVGFKIIDAINKKFSLSKQKPKFKGLLTTGEIEGEKIYAIKPLTFMNNSGICIRELLEYFKFDAEEVIVFHDDLDVEFGKIKAKFGGSSAGHNGIASIDKFIGKDYSRVRIGIGKPKTPIEIGDFVLQNFDEEELVGIDKISENITDSIGVLIKKKLDLFSSTVNNKK; encoded by the coding sequence ATGCTTTTATTTGTAGGTCTTGGTAACCCAACACCAGACAGCGAAAATAATAGACATAATGTTGGTTTTAAAATTATTGATGCAATAAATAAAAAATTTAGTTTATCTAAACAAAAGCCGAAATTTAAAGGGCTACTTACCACAGGTGAGATTGAAGGTGAAAAAATTTATGCAATAAAACCTCTTACCTTTATGAATAATTCTGGGATATGCATAAGAGAACTCCTAGAGTATTTCAAATTTGATGCTGAAGAAGTAATTGTTTTTCATGATGATTTAGATGTTGAATTCGGAAAAATTAAAGCAAAATTTGGTGGGTCTAGCGCAGGTCATAATGGTATTGCATCAATTGATAAGTTCATAGGCAAAGATTATTCAAGAGTGAGAATTGGAATTGGAAAACCAAAAACACCTATTGAAATTGGTGACTTTGTTCTTCAGAATTTTGATGAAGAGGAACTTGTAGGTATTGATAAAATTTCTGAAAATATAACTGACTCTATTGGAGTTCTAATTAAAAAAAAATTAGATCTATTTTCAAGTACAGTAAATAATAAAAAATGA
- the ychF gene encoding redox-regulated ATPase YchF produces the protein MSFKCGIVGLPNVGKSTLFNALTDSSKAQAANFPFCTIDPNVGVVPVPDKRLDNLASVSKSKKIINTTISFVDIAGLVKGASKGEGLGNKFLSHIREVDAIIHMIRCFDSDDIQNVNPTVDPIRDLEIIETEMMLADLESVQKRLEKSNKKNVDEEQLKILEIAQDCINNDKDLSVLKEKFDKKTLNQSGLLTIKPKIYVCNVDEQSVQNGNEYTKNFINKFGEENTLIISADIENQINELDKDERKNYMDMIGLDQTGLDLLIQKGYKILELDTYFTSGPEETRAWTIEKNCTAPKAAGEIHTDFEKGFIRAETVSYEDFIANDGWVNSKTNGKMRLEGKDYIVKDGDVLNFRFNT, from the coding sequence ATGAGTTTTAAGTGTGGTATAGTGGGTCTACCTAATGTTGGTAAGTCCACACTTTTTAATGCATTAACAGACTCTAGCAAAGCGCAAGCTGCAAATTTTCCATTTTGTACTATTGATCCCAACGTTGGGGTAGTTCCAGTACCAGACAAAAGATTAGATAATCTTGCAAGTGTATCGAAATCAAAAAAAATAATTAATACAACTATTTCTTTCGTTGATATCGCTGGATTAGTAAAAGGAGCATCTAAAGGAGAAGGACTGGGAAATAAATTTTTATCCCATATTAGAGAAGTTGATGCGATAATACATATGATTAGATGTTTTGACTCTGATGATATTCAAAACGTTAACCCCACTGTAGACCCCATCAGAGATTTAGAAATAATTGAAACAGAAATGATGTTAGCAGATTTAGAGTCTGTACAAAAAAGACTTGAAAAAAGTAACAAAAAAAATGTTGATGAAGAACAATTGAAGATATTAGAAATTGCTCAAGATTGTATCAATAATGATAAAGATTTATCAGTTTTAAAAGAAAAATTTGACAAAAAAACTTTAAATCAAAGTGGCTTGTTAACAATAAAACCTAAAATTTACGTTTGTAATGTTGACGAGCAAAGTGTTCAAAATGGAAATGAATATACAAAAAACTTTATAAATAAATTTGGTGAAGAAAATACTCTAATTATATCTGCAGATATTGAAAATCAGATTAACGAATTAGATAAAGATGAACGTAAAAATTATATGGATATGATTGGTTTAGATCAAACAGGTTTAGATCTATTAATTCAAAAAGGTTACAAAATTTTAGAATTAGATACTTACTTTACTTCTGGTCCTGAAGAAACAAGAGCATGGACTATCGAAAAAAACTGTACAGCTCCTAAAGCAGCAGGAGAAATTCATACAGATTTTGAAAAAGGATTTATAAGAGCTGAAACTGTATCTTATGAAGACTTTATTGCAAATGATGGATGGGTTAATTCTAAAACAAATGGCAAAATGAGGCTTGAGGGTAAAGACTATATAGTTAAAGATGGTGATGTATTAAACTTCAGATTCAACACGTGA